Genomic window (Sulfurimonas sp.):
GCTATACAATTAATTATTTAATTGGAGGTTTGTTGTGTCTGATAATAACAGCAAAGTAAGTACAGAAGGCTTGACATTTTTAGAAGATGGCGAAGTTTTATATAATGATTTATATCTTTTAAGTGAAACTGATGAAAAGGGAATTGTTGAGTATGCAAGTGACTCTTTTTTAAAAATAGCAAATATGCATGCAGAAGATATGATTGGTCAACCCCACAATGTGGTTCGTCATCCAGATATGCCTCGTGCAGCTTTCAAATCTCTTTGGAACGATGTAGAGTCTAAAGGTTTTTGGACAGGTTATGTTAAAAATGCACGAAAAGGTGGAGGGCATTACTGGGTATATGCAACAGTTCTTCGTTCAGTTGATAAAAATGGTAAAACAAAATATGTCTCTATCCGCGTTAAACCATCTCGTGAAGAAATCAAAAAAGCCGAAGCGCTTTATGCAACTCTAGATTAGAATCCAAAGGAATTTAAAATGGCACTAATGAAAAAAAATACTTCAAACTCATCAGCAGTTGTTTCACATAGTAGTGGCGGTGGCGATAAAAGAAGACAAAGAACTTTGGCAAAACAACAACAAATCTCTGAGAGTATTGCTGGTGTTTCTATGACAATCCTTGAGAATGCACAAGAGAGTGTAAGCGCGATAGAGCAACTTAAGTCTTCTATGGAGCAGATTGCAACGGCTGCTGAAGAAAACAGTGGTGCAAGTGAACAAGCTCTCTCAAATGTAAAAGGTATCAATAGTAATATAAGTAGAATGAATACTACGATAAGTACAGTTATATCTTCTACTCTTTCAACTGGTGAAAATATTATGGCATCTGTTGAAAAGATTAATGATTCTGTTGGGCGAATGGCTACTGCTGTTAAAGTTGCAGAGGAATCATCAACAAAAAGTGAAGAGTTAAAAGTATCTTCACAAAATATTGGAGATGCTGTTGGTTTTATTGCTAAGATTGCAGATCAAACTAATCTTCTTGCCTTAAATGCTGCCATAGAAGCAAGCCGAGCAAAAGAGCATGGAAAGGGCTTTGCAGTTGTTGCTGATGAAACTCGAGCTTTAGCTGGAGAGAGTGAAAAAAATGCTGAGTTTATATCTGAACTTGTTACAAAAATCCAAGGAAGTATAGACCAAATCATCTCTAGTATTGGTGAAACTACAACTACAATTTCTGGTAATGGTGTTAAGGGTAATGCATTAAGTGCTAAAATGGAAGAACTCACTAAGATAGCTGTATATTCGGTTGAAGCGGCTAGAAGTGTAGATACTTATACTCAAAGACTTAGTGATTTTGTTTCTAAGATAAATGATGGTTCTCAAGATATAGCAAATGCATCTAGTGAGATAGCACTTTCAGTTGAAAAAACTTTAAATGGTATAGACATACAGTCAGATGCTCTGGCTCAAACAGAAGATGACATTAAAGAACTATCAAACCTTGCAGAAGAGTTAAAATTTTCAACAGACACGATGAAGTCAGCAGAAGATATAGCTCTCTCAGCAGATACCATAGGTAGTTCTATGGAAGATATCCAAAATGCTCTTGAAGATGTTACAAATGCACTAAATCAAATAGAATCTTCTTCTCATACAACAAACAAAAGTGCTCTTAATAACAAAGAACTTATAGAATCGGGTATAGAAGCAGCGAAAGATATAGATAAACTTATAGAAATAGCAAGAAGAAATTTTGATCTTTTAAAAGTTTCCTTTAATTCTGTTAAAAACACTGTAAGTGAGATTAGAGGAGCTTTTAGTGATTCTATAAGGGAAGGAAATAGTGCAGCAAGTGAACTTAATGTTATCGTAAAAGAAACTAGAAATGTTGATAAAACAGTTGGAAGTATTTCAAACTCCATCGTTCAGTTAAATATGCTTGCAATAAGTGGTTCTATTGAAGCTGCTCGTGCTGGTGACTTTGGTAAAGGTTTTGCAGTTGTAAGTTCAGATATTAGAAACTTAGCAAAAGATTCAGAATCAAATACTGATAAAATAAATGATATCGTAGAGTCTATGAACTCTGAGATTGATATAGTTAGAACAGATTGGAATAATCTTCTAGCATCTCAAGGGAATGAGCAATCACTTATAGATGCTTTAATAAATGACATAGTAAAAATAACTGACATGCTTGTTGATTTATTAGATAGATATACAGGTCTTAAAGCTGTTAATGATCAAAATCTTGAAGGTATGAATCAAGTTGTTATAGGAATAAGTGAAATTCAAAAAGCAGTTGAACTAAGTGCAAGAAATGCTATGGAATCTCGTAAAGCAAGTGAACTTATTATAGAAACCATTTCTCATATAAGTGATGGTGTTGAAGAGTTGGCAGTTATGGCAGATGAGCTTCAACAAGGGTAAAACAGATGATAATCCAAGAGATTTTAATCATTAAAAATGCCTCTGAGAGTTATGGTATCTCTACTGAGTGTATAAATCAAATTTCAAGAGTTCCTTCGGTTACGGCTCTTCCTTTAAAACCAAAAGGTAGTAGAGGACTTTGTGCAGTTGGTGGGAATATTGTGAGTTTACTTGACCTAAACCTTTTACTAGGTATGCCAGAGGTTGATTTAACTAGTGAAGATAGCAGACTTTTGAGTTTAAATGAAGAACTATCATCAAATGCACTTTTAGTAAGTAAGGTTTACAATACTTTAAATATAGATGAATCAAATATAGAATATATAGATAAAGAAGATGACCCTGTTATAGCTATTTATAAACATGAAGATTCTCTAATTCAGATTTTATCTCTTGAGATTTTAATTCAAAGTATATCAAGGGTTGATATAAAATCCAAAGAGATTAAAAACGGTAAGATAAAAGAGATTGAAACTAAAGAAGAAGATGTTAGTAAGTTTTTAATATTTGCGATGTCAAATGAAAAATTTGCTTTAAGTATAGACTATTTAAGAGAGATAATATTAGCAGATTTGAACTTTACAGATATAGCCGGTAGTAGCGAAGATTTACTTGGTCTTATAACTTTAAGAGATGACTTGATTGCTGTTATTGATTTGCGCTCTTATTATGGCTTTTCAAATAAACGAGATGATTCAAATCGTATATTAATTACTTCATATAATGATGAAATAGTAGGTCTTTTAGTTGATGATATTATAGATATAAAAAATATTTTAAATAGCGATATTGAGTATATGAGAGATAGTTTCCAAGATAATAAAATATCTGGTGTAATTCATGATAATGACTCTTTAATATCTTTTTTTGATGAAGATGTTTTAAAGGTTATTTTTTCTAAGAATAGTTCTTATATAGACT
Coding sequences:
- a CDS encoding PAS domain-containing protein codes for the protein MSDNNSKVSTEGLTFLEDGEVLYNDLYLLSETDEKGIVEYASDSFLKIANMHAEDMIGQPHNVVRHPDMPRAAFKSLWNDVESKGFWTGYVKNARKGGGHYWVYATVLRSVDKNGKTKYVSIRVKPSREEIKKAEALYATLD
- a CDS encoding methyl-accepting chemotaxis protein, with product MALMKKNTSNSSAVVSHSSGGGDKRRQRTLAKQQQISESIAGVSMTILENAQESVSAIEQLKSSMEQIATAAEENSGASEQALSNVKGINSNISRMNTTISTVISSTLSTGENIMASVEKINDSVGRMATAVKVAEESSTKSEELKVSSQNIGDAVGFIAKIADQTNLLALNAAIEASRAKEHGKGFAVVADETRALAGESEKNAEFISELVTKIQGSIDQIISSIGETTTTISGNGVKGNALSAKMEELTKIAVYSVEAARSVDTYTQRLSDFVSKINDGSQDIANASSEIALSVEKTLNGIDIQSDALAQTEDDIKELSNLAEELKFSTDTMKSAEDIALSADTIGSSMEDIQNALEDVTNALNQIESSSHTTNKSALNNKELIESGIEAAKDIDKLIEIARRNFDLLKVSFNSVKNTVSEIRGAFSDSIREGNSAASELNVIVKETRNVDKTVGSISNSIVQLNMLAISGSIEAARAGDFGKGFAVVSSDIRNLAKDSESNTDKINDIVESMNSEIDIVRTDWNNLLASQGNEQSLIDALINDIVKITDMLVDLLDRYTGLKAVNDQNLEGMNQVVIGISEIQKAVELSARNAMESRKASELIIETISHISDGVEELAVMADELQQG
- a CDS encoding chemotaxis protein CheW yields the protein MIIQEILIIKNASESYGISTECINQISRVPSVTALPLKPKGSRGLCAVGGNIVSLLDLNLLLGMPEVDLTSEDSRLLSLNEELSSNALLVSKVYNTLNIDESNIEYIDKEDDPVIAIYKHEDSLIQILSLEILIQSISRVDIKSKEIKNGKIKEIETKEEDVSKFLIFAMSNEKFALSIDYLREIILADLNFTDIAGSSEDLLGLITLRDDLIAVIDLRSYYGFSNKRDDSNRILITSYNDEIVGLLVDDIIDIKNILNSDIEYMRDSFQDNKISGVIHDNDSLISFFDEDVLKVIFSKNSSYIDSKSQKVLHKNDSEVIQEVIIFKLLGKEYAFDVEHVAEIIDIVDFTKVAYSDENVDGIINIRGQIVTIVSLFKKLGISTKIDEDSKIIICDIDENKIGFVVDSISDILDIKIDEQKTQDDELFAHVLHLENGKRLVLSMDIEKIITSGAK